The Apibacter raozihei DNA segment TATGGCTCAACAGGAGATTTAATCATTGCAGAACCAGGAGCTCTTATTGGATTTGCAGGACCCAGAGTTATTCGTGAAACTATAGGAAGAGATTTGCCGGAAGGATTTCAATCAGCCGAATTTTTACTTGAAAAAGGGTTTATAGATATCATTTCACATCGAAAAGATTTAAAAAATACACTTTACAATTGCATTGATATGCTAATGAGCAATCAATAATAGATAATAAGAAAAGCTAATAAAGCTTTTCTTTTTTTATTAACAAAAAAACACTTTCAAAATGACACTTAATTATATATGGATAGCCTTTATTATTTTGTCTTTTATAGTCGGACTAATAAAACTTATATTTTTAGGTGATACGGTGGTGTTTAAACATATGGTTGATGGGCTGTTTGACACAACCAAAGTTGCTGTAATGGACATAGCCCTTCCTCTGGCAGGAATGATGACATTCTGGTTGGGAATTATGAAAATCGGAGAAAACGCAGGAGCTATTCGTTTCTTATCAAAAATTGTCAGCCCCTTTTTTACCAAATTGTTTCCTTCAGTTCCCAAAGATCATCCGGCCATTGGCAATATGATGATGAATTTCAGTGCTAACCTTTTAGGGCTGGACAATGCTGCAACTCCTTTGGGTCTTAAAGCTATGGATAGTTTACAAACATTAAATCCGAAAAAAGACACAGCTACAGATGCTCAAATAATGTTTTTGGTACTGCATACCTCCGGACTTACACTTATACCGGCAACTATTATGCTATACAGATATTTGAACGGAGCACAGGATCCTACCGATATATTCATTCCTTGTATAGTAGGAACCTTTTGTACCACTTTATTTGGAATTATTATTGTAGGCATAAAACAAAAATTAAATCTAATTAATCCTACTGTAATAGCCGGGCTAGGCATTTCTGTAATGATGATTCTGGGACTTTCATATTACATGAAAAATTCTGCTGCATCTTATGCCGAAAATGCTATTTCTTATACAGATAAGATTAATTCCCAGATGCGTAATGATGAAAATATTACTGTCGACCAATTCAAAGAATTTTATCCGGAATCTTTTCGAAAAGAAATAAAAATAGATTCCGAAAAAATCACACCGGAAATAATTACTAAAACAAACAATGAATATATAAATTTTGAAAGAGGAACATCTTCAAGAGTAATGAGCAATCTTCTACTTTTATTAATTCCTACAATCTTTATAACCGGTGGTTTCATCAAAAAAATTAATGTTTTTGACAGTTTTATTGATGGGGCAAAAGACGGGTTTGGAGTAGCCGTAAAAATCATTCCTTATCTTATTGCAATGCTTGCTGCCATAAGTCTATTACGAAATAGCGGAATCATGGATTATATACTTGCTGGTATTGCCTATCTTTTCAATTTACTAGATATAAATACCGATTTTATTCCTGCTCTGCCTACTGCACTTATGAAGCCTTTAAGCGGGAGCGGAAGTCGAGCCCTTATGATTGAAACCATGCAAAATTATGGCGCTGATTCATTTGCTGGAAGACTCGCCTGCATTTTTCAGGGAAGTGCAGATACCACATTTTATATTATAGCCTTGTATTTTGGAAGTGTGGGTATAAAAAGAATCAGGTATGCAATAACTGCCGGTTTACTGACTGAGCTTTTAGGTGTAATTACTGCTATTTTGATTGCCTATTATTTTTTCGGTTAATCTGTATTATTTACCATAGAAATATTATAAATATTTTAACAGTATAAGACCTGCATTATCAGCAGATCTTACATTTATAATTAATATATTTGTCCTATAAATTTTAATTAATATTCATGAGTGATTTCAGTTGGGGACAATTAGTTAATCCTGAATTTTACATCAAATTAGGAGGGATCTATTTAGTTTTATTTATAGTATTTGCAGAAACTGGACTTTTTGCCGGATTTTTTTTACCGGGCGATAGTTTATTGTTTCTATCAGGTATCTATAGCCGGGAATTATTTCGGGAAATTTTAGTTATTGATTCAGACTTTTTAAATGTTTTTTTACTTGCCAGTATGGTTGCTC contains these protein-coding regions:
- a CDS encoding nucleoside recognition domain-containing protein yields the protein MTLNYIWIAFIILSFIVGLIKLIFLGDTVVFKHMVDGLFDTTKVAVMDIALPLAGMMTFWLGIMKIGENAGAIRFLSKIVSPFFTKLFPSVPKDHPAIGNMMMNFSANLLGLDNAATPLGLKAMDSLQTLNPKKDTATDAQIMFLVLHTSGLTLIPATIMLYRYLNGAQDPTDIFIPCIVGTFCTTLFGIIIVGIKQKLNLINPTVIAGLGISVMMILGLSYYMKNSAASYAENAISYTDKINSQMRNDENITVDQFKEFYPESFRKEIKIDSEKITPEIITKTNNEYINFERGTSSRVMSNLLLLLIPTIFITGGFIKKINVFDSFIDGAKDGFGVAVKIIPYLIAMLAAISLLRNSGIMDYILAGIAYLFNLLDINTDFIPALPTALMKPLSGSGSRALMIETMQNYGADSFAGRLACIFQGSADTTFYIIALYFGSVGIKRIRYAITAGLLTELLGVITAILIAYYFFG